One genomic region from Athalia rosae chromosome 3, iyAthRosa1.1, whole genome shotgun sequence encodes:
- the LOC105689933 gene encoding integrin beta-PS-like, with translation MVLDVMYLERRAAVLFICFFLSSVFLLEIRGQTKTSGDPCTVHQTCGACIRTPKCMWCGEDRQPSDHLGVGSPPRCVRQQAAGVKGGNWCRPEMIVDQTSSMKILKEYPFSSIKDKQVQIKPQRMKLVMRRGEEQTFSVYYKQAEDYPVDLYFLMDLSASMESDRDNLSRLGLQLAKVMRRLTANFRLGFGSFVDKVVLPMTCTQPEWASKMCKLLNGSACAPSYGYKNQMPLTNNVSKFEEEVKSAPISGNLDLPEGGLDAIMQTIVCSNEVGWRDHARHLLVYSSDDTFHIAGDGKLAGIVEPNDELCHLDKNGFYTHAELLDYPSIAQIEKQAHDHNVNIIFAVVPEKRDIYELLSSRINGSSVGILDENSMNVVDLVTGEYEKLTNVVTMASNASGMLEVKFFSNCLETDSKKKPQERNQCSGVRVDTILKFDVTIKATDCPENPEDWRQTIEIKPQAVNERLIVDVEVICDCPCSRPGHQNFIPKSDKCNGNGNLTCGTCACDEGYFGKQCDCLGDNVAVQSAETMVCRGDKSTTAKVCSGHGACVCGACSCYAGPKEGEKFYGEFCQCDNFSCPRSGGQVCGGPDRGRCDCKSCVCQSGWGGEACDCRTTNSTCYPPGENSKICSGFGDCICGQCVCDKTEGRGGQFCEECPTCPNQRCDELKDCVECFAYQEGPEFDLGPDCPRCLNIDVETVDKLSEDPNAYNKDTHVCPMPDSSGGTFIFIYTTTRGDTSITEVTAEKEKKHPAPTVSAYSVAGGVIGLTLFLGLLGLLIWKILTMFHDHREWVKFEKERVSANWGRGENPLFKAPTSTFNNPTFGENTKS, from the exons atggTCTTAGACGTAATGTACCTCGAACGGAGGGCTGCGGTTCTTTTCATTTGCTTTTTCTTGTCGtctgtttttcttctcgaaaTTCGGGGACAGACGAAAACCAGTGGCGACCCGTGCACTGTCCATCAAACGTGCGGGGCTTGTATCAGAACTCCGAAATGCATGTGGTGCGGAGAAGAT AGGCAACCGAGCGATCATTTGGGCGTTGGTTCGCCGCCGCGATGCGTTCGGCAGCAAGCTGCTGGTGTAAAAGGTGGAAATTGGTGCCGTCCGGAGATGATTGTCGATCAAACAAGCTCAATGAAGATCTTGAAAGAATACCCTTTTTCGTCGATAAAAGATAAACAGGTCCAGATAAAGCCGCAACGTATGAAATTGGTCATGCGTCGTG GCGAAGAACAAACTTTCAGTGTATACTACAAACAGGCAGAGGATTATCCGGTcgatctttattttctcatggATTTGTCCGCTTCGATGGAATCCGACAGAGACAATCTATCGCGTCTCGGACTTCAACTGGCAAAGGTCATGAGAAGATTGACTGCAAATTTTCGTCTTGGTTTCGGTAGTTTTGTCGATAAAGTCGTACTACCCATGACGTGTACACAACCGGAATG GGCATCTAAGATGTGCAAATTGTTGAACGGCAGCGCTTGCGCGCCGTCTTATGGGTACAAGAATCAAATGCCGTTAACGAATAATGTCAGCAAATTTGAG GAAGAAGTTAAGAGCGCGCCAATTTCCGGGAATCTAGATCTTCCCGAAGGAGGACTGGACGCTATAATGCAGACGATTGTTTGCTCTAACGAAGTAGGATGGCGAGATCACGCTCGGCATTTATTGGTGTATTCCAGTGACGATACATTCCACATCGCGGGAGACGgaaag CTCGCTGGAATTGTGGAGCCTAACGACGAACTTTGTCACCTCGACAAAAATGGTTTTTACACTCACGCGGAACTTCTGGACTATCCCTCGATTGCCCAGATCGAAAAACAAGCCCACGATCACAACGTGAATATAATATTCGCAGTGGTTCCCGAAAAAAGAGATATATACGAGCTCTTAAGTTCCCGCATCAATGGCTCGTCCGTCGGGATTCTTGACGAAAATTCTATGAACGTTGTTGATCTTGTCACGGGGGAATATGag AAACTTACCAACGTGGTTACCATGGCGAGCAACGCGAGCGGTATGCTGGAAGTGAAATTCTTCAGCAACTGCCTCGAAActgactcgaaaaaaaagcCGCAAGAAAGAAACCAGTGCAGTGGAGTCCGAGTGGACACAATACTGAAATTCGACGTTACCATAAAG GCCACCGATTGTCCGGAAAATCCAGAAGACTGGCGTCAGACCATCGAAATAAAACCTCAAGCAGTTAACGAACGGCTGATCGTGGATGTCGAAGTGATCTGCGATTGTCCGTGTTCGAGACCAGGTCATCAG aattttattccgaaatccgacaaaTGCAACGGAAACGGAAATCTGACGTGCGGGACGTGCGCTTGCGACGAGGGATACTTTGGAAAACAATGCGATTGTCTAGGGGATAACGTCGCCGTCCAGTCCGCAGAGACGATGGTGTGTCGTGGCGACAAATCTACGACAGCTAAGGTATGCAGCGGTCACGGAGCCTGCGTTTGCGGAGCCTGCAGCTGCTACGCCGGACCGAAAGAAGGGGAGAAATTTTACGGGGAATTTTGTCAgtgcgataatttttcgtgCCCTCGATCCGGTGGACAG GTTTGCGGTGGTCCAGATCGAGGACGTTGCGATTGTAAATCCTGCGTATGCCAATCGGGATGGGGAGGAGAAGCTTGCGATTGCAGGACAACGAATTCCACCTGTTATCCCCCTGGAGAAAATAGCAAAATTTGCAGCGGTTTTGGGGACTGTATTTGCGGGCAATGCGTCTGCGATAAAACCGAAGGAAGAGGCGGACAATTCTGCGAAGAGTGTCCG ACGTGTCCCAACCAACGTTGCGACGAATTGAAAGACTGCGTGGAATGTTTCGCTTATCAAGAGGGACCCGAATTCGACCTGGGACCCGATTGCCCGAGGTGTTTGAACATCGATGTCGAGACT GTCGACAAACTCAGCGAAGATCCCAATGCCTACAACAAAGATACCCACGTTTGTCCGATGCCGGATTCTTCGGGAGGCACCTTCATTTTCATATACACAACGACCAGGGGCGACACGAGCATAACCGAAGTCACggcggagaaagaaaagaagcatCCGGCCCCCACAGTCAGCGCTTACA GCGTTGCAGGGGGCGTAATCGGACTGACATTGTTTTTGGGTCTTCTGGGACTTttgatttggaaaattctgaCCATGTTCCACGATCACAGGGAATGGGtgaaatttgagaaagaaagagtCAGCGCCAACTGGGGAAGG GGCGAGAATCCGCTGTTCAAGGCGCCAACTTCAACATTTAATAATCCAACGTTCGGCGAGAATACTAAAAGCTAG
- the LOC110117215 gene encoding uncharacterized protein LOC110117215 translates to MAESNKNDNLQSDVKTRINVKIEKMKRLEERLREVEHDSRLKKNLSVIDGLQIKYSQKLESLDNAEKNHATEALNERIRGENERETRKKIISRKEKSQELRRKNLEAFENQLAEITPMFWRALTDYSKENQQKLIEERKLEQQKNLNEVENVDREMAALLSTFNQITRYGLSEAKDLKQFTAIWTKSNDARNLAIAEVEHSNEELQQKVKQAERKVANLQKSIQ, encoded by the exons ATGGCAgagtcgaataaaaatgataatcttCAATCGGATGTAAAGACTCGAATCAATGTTAAAATTGAGAAG ATGAAAAGGCTCGAAGAACGCCTTCGCGAAGTGGAGCATGATTCGAGACTGAAGAAGAATTTGTCGGTGATCGATGGGCTGCAAATCAAGTATTCGCAAAAATTGGAATCCTTAGATAACGCGGAAAAGAACCACGCCACCGAAGCTCTGAACGAGAGAATTCGCGGCGAAAATGAAagggaaacgaggaaaaaaataatatcccgCAAGGAAAAAAGTCAGGAACTCCgcagaaaaaattt AGAAGCGTTTGAAAATCAACTGGCCGAGATAACACCGATGTTCTGGAGAGCTTTGACCGATTAT AGCAAGGAAAACCAGCAAAAACTaatcgaagagagaaaattggaaCAGCAGAAAAACTTGAATGAAGTTGAAAATGTCGACCGAGAAATGGCGGCTCTCTTGTCCACGTTTAATCAGATCACCCGATACGGGCTGTCAGAGGCTAAGGATCTAAAGCAGTTCACCGCTATCTG GACGAAATCAAACGATGCCAGAAATCTGGCTATTGCCGAAGTCGAACATTCGAACGAAGAGTTGCAGCAAAAAGTCAAGCAAGCTGAAAGAAAAGTGGCAAACCTTCAAAAATCGATACAATAA